The Aneurinibacillus migulanus genome contains the following window.
TGATACTGTGTTTTAGAGCTTAAGTTTTTGATACACTTACAAATAATGAAACATGTTTGAGTATTGGAGGCACAAAAATGGAAAAAGAAAAAATACCGAAAGTCGGGGTAGGGGCTGTTATACTAGATGAAAGTAACCGTATCTTACTTGTATTACGCAAAAAATCCCCGGAGGCTGGCTGCTGGAGTTTACCTGGGGGCAAAGTAGAGTATATGGAAACAGTGGAAAATGCTGTAATACGCGAGATTAAAGAAGAGCTTGGCATAGATATTGCGATTGAACGACTATTATGCGTTACGAATCATATCGTTCAATCGGAAAGCGTTCACTGGGTTGCTCCTACTTTTGTTGCTCATATTGCTAATGGTAAGGTGCAGAATAAGGAGCCACATGCTTTACAGGAAGTGCAATGGTTCCCTATTGATGATGTACCAGATAATATTACGATCACAACA
Protein-coding sequences here:
- a CDS encoding NUDIX domain-containing protein, yielding MEKEKIPKVGVGAVILDESNRILLVLRKKSPEAGCWSLPGGKVEYMETVENAVIREIKEELGIDIAIERLLCVTNHIVQSESVHWVAPTFVAHIANGKVQNKEPHALQEVQWFPIDDVPDNITITTEYALERLKG